GTCCCGCGCGGAGAATTCCTCGCGCTGATGGGGCCCTCGGGTTCTGGCAAGACCACGCTTCTGAATCTGCTCTCCGGCATCGACTCGCCGACTGAAGGCTCGCTGGTCATTGCCGGCAAGGAACTCGCAAAGCTTTCCCGCCGGGAACTGACGAAGTGGCGGGCATCCCAAGTCGGCTATATCTTCCAGCTCTACCATCTGGTGCCGGTCTTGACCGCCTTCGAGAATGTCGAACTGCCACTGCTGCTCTCGCCGATGTCGAAGAAGGAGCGCCACGTCCGCGTGGAATCCGCACTCTCACTCGTCGGTCTGCATGACCGGATGCATCACACGCCCACCGAACTCTCCGGCGGCCAGGAACAACGCGTCGCGATCGCCCGGGCGCTGGTGGCCAATCCTTCACTTTTGGTAGCCGACGAACCCACTGGCGACCTTGATCGCGAATCCGCGACCCGGATCCTGGATCTGCTGAAGCAGCTCTCCCGCGAGCACGGCAAGACCATCGTGATGGTGACCCACGATCCCCGCGCTGCCGAGTCCGCGGACCGCACCCTTCACCTTGAGAAAGGACTCCTCGTATCATGAACTGGATCCTGAATCTGCTGAAGCTCTCCTGGACGCAGCTGGTGCGTCACAAGGTGCGTTCACTTCTGACAGTGCTGGGCGTGGCCTCGGGCATGTTCCTCTACACCGCGGTGGAAACCCTTCAGCGTTCACTTGCCAAGGCGACCGAAGCGAGCGCCGCGGACACGACGCTGGTGGTCTATCGCCAGAACCGCTTTTGCCCTTCGGCGAGCCGCTTGCCCGAGCACTATGCCGACGAGATCCGGCAGATTGACGGCGTTCGCGAGGTGATCCCGGTGCAGATCGTCGTGAACAACTGCGGTGCGTCGCTAGACGTGATCACCTTCCGTGGTGTGCCTGACGACCAGTTCGCCAAGTTCGCGCCGGAGATCCAGATCATCGATGGAAGCATGGCGGAATGGCAGAAGCGCGGGGATGGAGCCTTGGTAGGCGAGGTCTTCGCCAATCGGCGTGGCTTGAAGCCTGGAGATCGCTTCGATGGAGCCGGTGTGACCGTCACGGTCTCGGGGATCCTGCGCTCCCCTTTCCCGCAGGATAACAACGTCGCGTATGTGAAGCTGCCTTTCCTGCAACAGGCATCGAAGGCGGGCCTCGGTGTAGTCACGCAGTTCAATGTCAGGGTGAATTCGTCAAAAGATCTCGCCCCCGTGGCCAAGGCGATCGATGAGCGTTTCCACTCCGATCAGCAGCCGACCGACACGAGACCCGAGAAAGCTTTCTTCGCGGAGACCGCCGGGGAACTCATCCAGATCATCGGCTTCACCCGTTGGCTCGGCGTCGGCGCCGTGCTTGCAGTGACCGCATTGGTGGCGAATGCGCTGCTACTGGTCGTGCGCGGTCGCGTGAAAGAAAATGCGGTGCTCCGCACCCTCGGCTACCCGGGACGAGCCATCGCCTGTCTGGTGGTAGGTGAAGGCGGCATGCTCGGGCTGATCGGCGGGATTGCCGGTGTGGGTCTCTCCGCCGCGTTTCTCCGCTGGCAGAGCTTCACGATGGGGAACGAGGGACAAACGCTGGCGATCCAGCCGGACACTACCGTGATTTCCACCGGCATCCTCTCGGCCCTCATCTTGGGTGTCCTTGCGTCGCTGTGGCCTGCTTTCCAAGCGATGACCCAGCCAATCGTTAAAAACCTCCGAGGCTGATATGCTGCCTTTCAACTATGCGGTGCGGAACCTCTTCCGCTCAAAATCTCGGCTGCTTCAGACCATCGGGGGCAGTGCCCTGGTGGTGCTGCTGGTCATGGCCGCGGTGGCCATCAATGCGGGGATGAAACGCGTGCTCTCCGCCTCCGGTTCGCCGCACAATGTCATCTTCGTCGGCGCGGGGTCGGAGGAGAGCATCCAGCGCAGCGAGGTCGCAGAGACCGCCGCAGGGATCGCCGAAGCGGCGGTGCCGGGCATCAATGAGACCCTCGGTGTTCGCGCCGTCTCCAACGAGATCCACTACATGAACTTCGTCGATCTCGAGGGAGGCATCCGCAAGCAAGCAATGTTCCGCGGAGTCACGGGGCAGGCCCTGAGGGTTCACCCCGAGGTCCGGGTGACCGAGGGCAGTTTCCCTGCCGCCGGGCAGGTGATGGTTGGCCGGCTTGCATGGCGGAAGCTGGGCATCGGCGAGAACGCCCTGAAGCCCGGAAAGACCATCGTGCTGGATGGCCAAAAGCTGACGATATCCGGCAGCTTTGCAGCCCCCGGCACGGTGCTTGAATCGGAAATCTGGGCCACGCTCGGCGATCTCCGGGTTCTCGCGAAACGTGACACCGTGTCCTGCGTGGTGCTGCGGCTCGACAATCCCGAGGACTTTTCCGAAGCCGATCTTTTCGCCAAGCAGCGCCTCGATCTGGAACTCAGCGCTCTGCGGGAAAGCGACTACTACGCGCGACTTAGCACCTTCTTCAAGCCGCTGCGCGCGATGACCTGGATCACCGCGGGCCTCATCGCTGCCGGAGCGCTCTTCGGCGGGATCAATACGCTCTACGCGGCTTTCGCCTCACGGGTCAGGGAAATGGCGACACTTCAGGCGATCGGCTTCGGCCGTGGCTCGCTGCTCGCCAGCTTGATTCAGGAAAGTACCCTCGCCTGCCTGACCGGCGCTTTGCTCGCCTCGGTGATTGCAGTGCTGCTGCTGGATGGCCGCACCATTCCTTTCTCGATCGGTGCCTTCACCCTCGAGATCAGCCCGGCAGTCGCCATCACTGGCGTTCTCACGGGCCTGCTCCTCGGCTTGATCGGTGCGCTTCCGCCGGCGATCCGCTGCCTGAAGCCCGCCCTTCCCACTGCTCTTCGATCTTCTTGAATCCATCCACGAACCAACATGAAACCAAGCATCATCATCCTCGCTGCTGCAGCGGCTCTTCTCGCCTCCTGCAAGGAAAAGGAAGCCACCAAAGCCGAATCCGCACCAGCAACGAGCTCTGCCGCTCCTAGCGCCGAACTCTCCAAGATCCTGGCCGCAGCCCCTTCCGGGGAAGCCAAGGCGATCCACGTCGTCCGCACTTCGGTGAAGCCCGGCGACGAGATCACGATCTCCGGCAAGATCATGGGGACCGAGTCCCCCTTCGTCTCCGGCCGCGCCGCCTTCGTCCTCGGTGACACCGAGACACTCACTCCTTGCAATGAGCAGCCCGGCGACGAGTGCAAGACCCCATGGGACGTCTGCTGCGAGACCTCTGAAGAGATCAAGGCAGGCACCGCCACCATCCAGATCGTGGGAGCCGATGGCCGCGTGCTGAAGGAGAACCTCGAAGGCACCGGTGGCTTGGCAAAACTCGCCAAGGTCACCGTGACCGGGAAGGTCGCCGAAGGCTCAACGGCGGATGCACTTGTGGTGAACGCGACCGCGATCAAGGCAGGAGACTAACTAGCCGTTCTCCAGCCAGTTCATCATCGGACGCAGGCGGAAGAGACAGGTATCGCCATAGACCAGATTCCTTAGGAAAGGCATCGCCGCCGGATTCTTCCGGAATGCGGCGGCGACCGCCCGCCTCTCGTTTGGATCCAGCAGTCGCAGGCCGCAGTCCGCAAGGTGCAGCGCCGCATCCATCCGGAGTTCCGGATGGGAGGGATCGGAAAGCACGCTCGCGAGATCAGGGAGAGCACGTTCGAAGTTCCGTGCTTCGATCGCCACACTTGCCCTGAGCAAGCTCACATCCGCGGCATAGCGGCCATTCGGGAAGCGCTTCTGAAAGACCTCGATCTCGTCGTCTAGGCCCACCAAGGCAGAGCGGTCTGGATTCAGGCCCTTACTCATGCGCTTGTATCCTCGTGGGATCGGTGCCTCCGGAAACTCGAAACCCCGGACCTGCGGGACACGGCAATATCGGCGAACCTGCTGCCGGAGCAAAACCAAGGAAACTGCCTCGGCCTTCGGGGAATCAGGATATTGCTGGAGATAGGTTCGCCAAGATTCCTCGGAGCCTCCCGCATGATGACGCTGGAGAACCGCAAGCAAAGGGGCTAGAGGCACCCAGTCCCCGTCCGCCGGAGGCGGAGGCACATCATTCAAGCGCAAGTCGGCATAGCGCCGGAACAGATCCGCGCTGACTCCGGGAACGGAGGCTGCAATCGTGAGATCATCAAGGTGATTGAC
This portion of the Luteolibacter luteus genome encodes:
- a CDS encoding ABC transporter permease, whose product is MNWILNLLKLSWTQLVRHKVRSLLTVLGVASGMFLYTAVETLQRSLAKATEASAADTTLVVYRQNRFCPSASRLPEHYADEIRQIDGVREVIPVQIVVNNCGASLDVITFRGVPDDQFAKFAPEIQIIDGSMAEWQKRGDGALVGEVFANRRGLKPGDRFDGAGVTVTVSGILRSPFPQDNNVAYVKLPFLQQASKAGLGVVTQFNVRVNSSKDLAPVAKAIDERFHSDQQPTDTRPEKAFFAETAGELIQIIGFTRWLGVGAVLAVTALVANALLLVVRGRVKENAVLRTLGYPGRAIACLVVGEGGMLGLIGGIAGVGLSAAFLRWQSFTMGNEGQTLAIQPDTTVISTGILSALILGVLASLWPAFQAMTQPIVKNLRG
- a CDS encoding ABC transporter ATP-binding protein gives rise to the protein MSEPMIQCRGLSKSYRKGNNVVTPLEKLDLDVPRGEFLALMGPSGSGKTTLLNLLSGIDSPTEGSLVIAGKELAKLSRRELTKWRASQVGYIFQLYHLVPVLTAFENVELPLLLSPMSKKERHVRVESALSLVGLHDRMHHTPTELSGGQEQRVAIARALVANPSLLVADEPTGDLDRESATRILDLLKQLSREHGKTIVMVTHDPRAAESADRTLHLEKGLLVS
- a CDS encoding ABC transporter permease; the protein is MLPFNYAVRNLFRSKSRLLQTIGGSALVVLLVMAAVAINAGMKRVLSASGSPHNVIFVGAGSEESIQRSEVAETAAGIAEAAVPGINETLGVRAVSNEIHYMNFVDLEGGIRKQAMFRGVTGQALRVHPEVRVTEGSFPAAGQVMVGRLAWRKLGIGENALKPGKTIVLDGQKLTISGSFAAPGTVLESEIWATLGDLRVLAKRDTVSCVVLRLDNPEDFSEADLFAKQRLDLELSALRESDYYARLSTFFKPLRAMTWITAGLIAAGALFGGINTLYAAFASRVREMATLQAIGFGRGSLLASLIQESTLACLTGALLASVIAVLLLDGRTIPFSIGAFTLEISPAVAITGVLTGLLLGLIGALPPAIRCLKPALPTALRSS